The following proteins come from a genomic window of Neofelis nebulosa isolate mNeoNeb1 chromosome 5, mNeoNeb1.pri, whole genome shotgun sequence:
- the SMCO1 gene encoding single-pass membrane and coiled-coil domain-containing protein 1 isoform X1, with product MNNETTTLISLKEAMKRVDHKLQVLEAQFKELDFTQDSLTQKFEHHSKALANQAAHDELWTAVLALKFTSMELSILYSYVMEVLICLHTRVLEKLPDLVRGLPTLASILRRKVKNQRIRGVWESVLEESGLEEGDITALCTFFIAYGNKAEYYVAKVRQMYIKDVTFLITNMVKNQALQDGLLRAVQVIEKGKAVKAPENQKSPLKELIPLARN from the exons ATGAACAATGAAACCACAACCCTGATATCCTTGAAGGAGGCAATGAAAAG AGTAGACCACAAACTCCAAGTTTTAGAAGCACAGTTTAAAGAACTGGACTTCACCCAGGATAGCCTGACACAGAAATTTGAACATCATAGCAAGGCTTTGGCAAACCAGGCAGCCCACGATGAACTGTGGACAGCAGTGCTGGCACTCAA ATTCACTTCAATGGAACTGAGCATTTTATATAGCTACGTCATGGAAGTACTCATCTGCTTGCACACTCGTGTGCTTGAGAAGCTGCCAGACCTGGTGAGAGGTCTTCCCACTTTAGCCTCTATCCTAAGACGAAAAGTCAAGAACCAGCGTATTAGAGGTGTTTGGGAGTCTGTCCTGGAGGAAAGTGGGCTGGAAGAAGGAGATATCACAGCACTTTGTACCTTCTTTATTGCATATGGTAACAAGGCAGAATACTATGTTGCTAAAGTGAGGCAGATGTATATCAAGGATGTCACTTTCCTGATCACTAACATGGTAAAGAACCAGGCTTTGCAGGATGGTTTGCTCAGGGCTGTGCAGGTCATTGAGAAGGGAAAAGCAGTGAAGGCCCCTGAAAACCAAAAGTCCCCCCTAAAAGAGTTGATACCATTAGCCAGAAACTAA
- the SMCO1 gene encoding single-pass membrane and coiled-coil domain-containing protein 1 isoform X2 — protein MNCKFPLVDHKLQVLEAQFKELDFTQDSLTQKFEHHSKALANQAAHDELWTAVLALKFTSMELSILYSYVMEVLICLHTRVLEKLPDLVRGLPTLASILRRKVKNQRIRGVWESVLEESGLEEGDITALCTFFIAYGNKAEYYVAKVRQMYIKDVTFLITNMVKNQALQDGLLRAVQVIEKGKAVKAPENQKSPLKELIPLARN, from the exons AGTAGACCACAAACTCCAAGTTTTAGAAGCACAGTTTAAAGAACTGGACTTCACCCAGGATAGCCTGACACAGAAATTTGAACATCATAGCAAGGCTTTGGCAAACCAGGCAGCCCACGATGAACTGTGGACAGCAGTGCTGGCACTCAA ATTCACTTCAATGGAACTGAGCATTTTATATAGCTACGTCATGGAAGTACTCATCTGCTTGCACACTCGTGTGCTTGAGAAGCTGCCAGACCTGGTGAGAGGTCTTCCCACTTTAGCCTCTATCCTAAGACGAAAAGTCAAGAACCAGCGTATTAGAGGTGTTTGGGAGTCTGTCCTGGAGGAAAGTGGGCTGGAAGAAGGAGATATCACAGCACTTTGTACCTTCTTTATTGCATATGGTAACAAGGCAGAATACTATGTTGCTAAAGTGAGGCAGATGTATATCAAGGATGTCACTTTCCTGATCACTAACATGGTAAAGAACCAGGCTTTGCAGGATGGTTTGCTCAGGGCTGTGCAGGTCATTGAGAAGGGAAAAGCAGTGAAGGCCCCTGAAAACCAAAAGTCCCCCCTAAAAGAGTTGATACCATTAGCCAGAAACTAA